A region of Reichenbachiella carrageenanivorans DNA encodes the following proteins:
- the ctlX gene encoding citrulline utilization hydrolase CtlX — protein MGINTTSTIMMVRPVQFRLNEQTAVNNYYQKALEDVTPENVQERALAEFDGFVAKLRAKGVEVIVVNDTPEPSTPDSIFPNNWISFHDDGVIGLYPMYAENRRFERREDIISQFPESGYNITNIIDLSGAEEFGKYLEGTGSLILDRGNRIAYAAVSERTHPDVIKDFESAFNYRVVAFIANQTVGGKRLPIYHTNVMMGLGDEFAVICLDTIDDVIERKMVVDSLQNSGKEIIEITESQKEHFAGNMLQVENKSGDRLMVMSEAAYGSLTEEQKGKILNYNKDIIFSSLDTIEALGGGSARCMMAEVFLPKK, from the coding sequence ATGGGAATAAATACTACTTCTACCATTATGATGGTTCGCCCAGTACAGTTCAGGCTCAATGAGCAGACTGCTGTCAACAATTACTACCAAAAGGCGCTAGAAGACGTTACGCCAGAAAATGTGCAAGAACGTGCCTTGGCTGAGTTTGATGGTTTTGTAGCAAAGCTAAGAGCCAAAGGTGTGGAAGTAATCGTAGTCAATGATACACCAGAGCCAAGTACGCCAGATTCCATTTTTCCTAACAACTGGATCTCGTTTCACGACGATGGCGTGATCGGTCTATACCCTATGTATGCAGAAAATCGACGGTTTGAGCGTAGGGAGGATATTATCAGTCAGTTTCCAGAGAGTGGGTATAATATCACCAATATCATCGACTTGTCTGGAGCCGAGGAGTTTGGTAAATATCTGGAAGGAACAGGCAGTCTGATATTGGATAGGGGCAATCGAATCGCCTATGCAGCAGTTTCGGAGCGCACACATCCCGACGTGATCAAAGATTTTGAAAGCGCCTTCAATTATAGGGTAGTAGCCTTCATCGCTAATCAAACTGTGGGCGGAAAACGGCTGCCGATCTATCATACCAATGTGATGATGGGACTTGGGGATGAGTTTGCCGTGATCTGCTTGGATACGATAGACGATGTTATAGAAAGAAAAATGGTAGTAGATTCGCTGCAGAATTCTGGCAAGGAGATCATAGAGATTACAGAAAGTCAAAAAGAGCACTTTGCAGGCAATATGCTTCAAGTAGAAAACAAGTCAGGCGACCGATTGATGGTGATGTCTGAGGCAGCCTATGGATCATTGACCGAAGAACAAAAAGGAAAGATTTTAAACTATAATAAAGACATCATTTTCAGTTCGCTCGATACTATCGAGGCATTGGGAGGCGGTAGCGCCAGATGTATGATGGCAGAAGTGTTTCTGCCCAAGAAATAA
- a CDS encoding Dps family protein, with the protein MKENKVIVEKLNELLADFQIYYQNLRGFHWNIQGKEFFELHVKFEELYTDAAMKVDEIAERILTIGGTPLHSFEDYLATAQIKPVKNVHDGVTSVKTVVANLEQIVAKEKEMKDLAGEANDGGTEDQMSALIEEQEKTLWMYKAWLK; encoded by the coding sequence ATGAAAGAAAATAAAGTCATAGTCGAAAAATTGAATGAACTCCTTGCTGATTTTCAGATTTACTATCAAAATCTCAGAGGCTTTCATTGGAATATACAAGGGAAAGAATTTTTTGAGCTCCATGTCAAGTTCGAAGAACTGTACACAGACGCTGCCATGAAGGTGGACGAAATAGCCGAAAGAATCCTAACCATAGGAGGCACTCCGCTTCATAGCTTTGAAGACTACCTAGCCACAGCACAAATCAAACCAGTGAAAAATGTTCATGACGGTGTAACCTCTGTAAAAACAGTAGTAGCTAATCTAGAGCAAATCGTAGCTAAAGAAAAAGAGATGAAAGATTTGGCCGGAGAAGCCAATGATGGAGGCACTGAAGATCAGATGTCTGCCTTGATCGAAGAACAAGAAAAAACACTTTGGATGTACAAAGCCTGGTTGAAATAA
- a CDS encoding SDR family NAD(P)-dependent oxidoreductase: MYINLSGLNILVTGASKGIGKSIASKLAEAGATVAVHYNKNMREAENLAHVLGNESRAFQADLSKKDEAANLFDRVILEMGSIEILVNNAGIAKAADIGSKEADWIKAWNETMQVNLNSAGILCKKVIEHFLKRNSAGRIINITSRAAYRGDTAEYMAYAASKAGLVSLTQTIARAYGKNGIKAFNIAPGFVRTDMAKEAMEKYGTDHATADISLERMTEPKDIAPMVTFLASGMADHATGSTIDMNAASYIH, encoded by the coding sequence ATGTACATCAACTTATCAGGATTGAATATACTAGTGACCGGTGCCAGCAAAGGAATCGGCAAATCGATTGCATCCAAGCTTGCCGAAGCTGGAGCCACAGTAGCCGTACACTACAACAAAAACATGAGGGAAGCAGAAAATCTCGCACACGTGCTAGGCAACGAATCCCGAGCTTTTCAAGCCGATCTTTCTAAAAAAGACGAAGCGGCCAATCTATTTGATCGTGTGATCCTAGAAATGGGAAGCATAGAAATCCTAGTAAACAATGCTGGAATAGCCAAAGCAGCTGACATAGGAAGCAAAGAGGCTGATTGGATCAAAGCATGGAATGAAACCATGCAAGTCAATTTGAATTCGGCTGGAATTCTTTGTAAAAAAGTAATCGAACACTTCCTAAAAAGAAATAGCGCAGGGCGCATCATCAACATTACCTCTAGAGCAGCCTATCGCGGCGACACTGCGGAGTACATGGCCTATGCCGCCTCAAAGGCCGGACTCGTATCCCTAACCCAAACCATAGCGAGAGCATATGGAAAAAATGGTATTAAAGCCTTCAACATAGCTCCTGGATTTGTGAGGACTGACATGGCCAAAGAAGCCATGGAAAAGTACGGAACAGACCATGCGACTGCTGACATTTCGCTAGAGCGAATGACCGAACCAAAAGACATCGCCCCTATGGTCACCTTTTTGGCAAGTGGCATGGCTGACCATGCCACAGGCAGTACCATAGACATGAATGCAGCCAGCTACATCCATTAA
- a CDS encoding type III PLP-dependent enzyme domain-containing protein, with the protein MKKYYDLIDQTFYFPTAEFEVKNKNLSFNGVDLMEVIKEHGTPLKLTYLPKISEKIQSAKQIFAQAIQKKKYNGSYTYCYCTKSNHFSFVMEEALKNDIHIETSSAYDINIVETLFEKGLITKDTYIICNGYKRPHYLEKIASLLNAGFKNCLPILDNLMELDYYDEHVKQPFKMGMRLAADEEPNFEFYTSRLGIRYSDVIDYYQNRIKSNSKGQLKMLHYFINTGIKDTSYYWSELSRFIYKYAELKKICPELEAVDIGGGFPIKNSLHFEYDYQYMAEQIVENIQWICKKNGVEDPNIFTEFGSFTVAESGATIYSVLDQKLQNDKELWYMMDGSFITHMPDVWGINSKFIMLPLNLWDNHYHRVNIGGLTCDSMDYYDSEAHIGEVFLPVIEKEQTLYFGFFHTGAYQESLGGYGGIQHCLIPAPKHILIDRDKNGEVVTKVFAEEQSSEQMMKILGYK; encoded by the coding sequence ATGAAAAAGTATTATGACTTAATTGATCAAACCTTTTATTTTCCTACAGCAGAATTTGAGGTTAAAAACAAAAATCTCTCATTCAACGGTGTAGACCTAATGGAGGTAATAAAGGAACACGGAACGCCTCTAAAGCTGACCTACCTTCCTAAAATCTCCGAAAAGATCCAATCGGCAAAACAGATTTTTGCTCAAGCGATTCAGAAGAAGAAATACAATGGCTCGTACACGTACTGCTATTGTACCAAATCGAATCACTTTTCTTTCGTAATGGAAGAAGCCCTTAAGAATGATATTCATATCGAAACATCATCGGCATATGACATCAACATTGTAGAAACGCTTTTCGAAAAAGGGCTCATCACAAAAGACACCTACATCATCTGTAATGGCTACAAGCGACCACACTATCTTGAAAAAATCGCTAGTCTCCTCAATGCAGGCTTTAAAAATTGCCTCCCCATATTAGACAATTTGATGGAGCTCGACTACTACGATGAGCACGTAAAGCAACCGTTCAAAATGGGCATGCGACTGGCGGCAGACGAAGAACCTAATTTTGAGTTTTACACCTCTCGCTTGGGCATTCGCTATAGTGATGTGATCGATTATTATCAAAACCGCATCAAGAGCAACTCGAAAGGTCAGCTGAAGATGCTTCACTATTTCATCAACACAGGCATCAAAGATACTTCGTACTACTGGAGTGAACTGAGCAGGTTTATATACAAGTATGCCGAACTCAAAAAAATATGTCCTGAACTAGAAGCAGTAGACATCGGCGGGGGATTTCCTATTAAAAACTCTTTACACTTTGAGTACGACTACCAGTACATGGCCGAGCAGATCGTGGAAAACATCCAATGGATATGTAAAAAGAACGGAGTCGAAGACCCTAATATCTTTACCGAATTCGGCAGTTTTACCGTAGCTGAAAGCGGGGCGACTATATACTCGGTACTGGATCAGAAACTACAAAATGACAAAGAACTTTGGTATATGATGGATGGCTCGTTCATCACACATATGCCAGACGTATGGGGGATCAATTCCAAGTTTATCATGCTCCCACTCAATCTTTGGGACAACCATTATCATCGAGTCAACATTGGAGGTTTGACCTGCGACAGCATGGACTATTATGATTCAGAGGCACACATCGGAGAAGTGTTTTTGCCTGTGATAGAAAAAGAGCAAACCTTATATTTCGGGTTTTTCCATACTGGTGCGTATCAAGAATCGCTAGGCGGCTATGGTGGTATCCAGCATTGTCTGATCCCAGCACCAAAACATATTCTGATCGACAGAGATAAAAATGGAGAGGTAGTCACGAAAGTATTTGCCGAAGAACAATCGAGTGAACAAATGATGAAGATATTGGGTTATAAATAA
- a CDS encoding DUF4295 domain-containing protein — translation MAKKVVATLKDKDGVKYAKVIKAVKTKSGAYSFREEIVTEDKVKEVLAAK, via the coding sequence ATGGCTAAGAAGGTAGTTGCAACCCTAAAAGACAAGGATGGCGTAAAGTATGCTAAAGTGATTAAGGCAGTAAAAACTAAATCAGGAGCATATTCATTCAGAGAAGAAATTGTCACTGAAGACAAAGTAAAAGAAGTACTGGCTGCAAAGTAA
- a CDS encoding polyprenol monophosphomannose synthase has product MNKSLVIIPTFNEKENIEDIIRAVFNLKADFDILVVDDNSPDGTATIVKNLQSEFGQLHMLERAGKEGLGTAYITGFQYALDKGYEFIFEMDADFSHNPEDLIKLRAACAHGADLSIGSRYISGVNVVNWPMDRVLMSYCASKYVQFITGIPIKDTTAGFKCYTRKVLETIGPDNVHFVGYAFQIEMKFLAWKYGFHIEEVPIIFTDRTKGLSKMSRGIFKEAVFGVIQMKIKSLFKKYIPA; this is encoded by the coding sequence TTGAACAAAAGTCTAGTCATCATCCCCACTTTCAATGAAAAAGAAAACATTGAAGACATCATTCGAGCAGTTTTTAATTTAAAAGCTGATTTCGACATATTGGTAGTGGACGACAATTCACCTGATGGCACTGCGACTATTGTAAAAAACCTACAGTCCGAATTCGGCCAACTCCACATGCTAGAGCGAGCTGGCAAAGAAGGCTTGGGCACAGCATACATTACAGGTTTCCAGTATGCATTGGATAAGGGTTATGAGTTCATTTTCGAAATGGATGCTGATTTTTCTCACAACCCTGAAGACCTCATAAAACTCAGGGCTGCTTGTGCTCATGGCGCAGATCTATCCATCGGATCACGCTATATCTCAGGCGTAAATGTGGTCAATTGGCCCATGGATCGCGTACTTATGTCCTATTGCGCCAGCAAATACGTGCAGTTCATCACAGGCATCCCGATCAAAGACACCACGGCAGGATTTAAATGCTATACTCGAAAGGTACTAGAAACGATAGGCCCAGACAACGTTCATTTTGTGGGTTATGCCTTTCAAATTGAAATGAAATTTTTGGCATGGAAATATGGATTCCACATAGAAGAAGTGCCAATCATTTTCACAGACCGCACCAAAGGACTTTCTAAAATGTCTCGTGGCATCTTCAAAGAAGCTGTGTTTGGTGTGATTCAGATGAAAATAAAAAGCCTTTTCAAAAAATATATACCTGCCTGA
- a CDS encoding dimethylarginine dimethylaminohydrolase family protein: protein MINILIKDETAPLRSVVLGTGESFGGVPDISEAYDPKSREHILDGTFPIEEDIVKEMDAVAKVLTKHGVKVYRPAVLPDTNQVFARDIGFVIGDKFIVPNIIDDRASERDGINYILEQIPSDQVLRMPPGAYAEGGDVMPWKEKLYIGYSEDEDYHAYKVSRTNHAGVEFLRDQFPNCEFYAFELKKSDDEPKENALHLDCCFQPIGNDQCIIYKGGFKNEKDYHLVVSHFGEENCIEITKEEMYHMNSNVFSISPEVIISEQHFTRLNDELERRGFVVERVPYNETAKMEGLLRCSTLPLERAY from the coding sequence ATGATAAATATTTTAATAAAAGACGAGACCGCTCCACTCAGATCTGTAGTGCTGGGTACAGGGGAGAGTTTCGGAGGCGTGCCAGATATCAGTGAGGCCTATGATCCCAAATCTAGGGAACACATACTCGATGGTACTTTTCCAATAGAAGAGGATATAGTGAAAGAAATGGATGCTGTAGCAAAGGTACTGACCAAGCATGGTGTGAAGGTGTATCGCCCTGCAGTCTTGCCCGATACCAATCAGGTATTTGCTAGAGATATCGGTTTTGTGATTGGAGACAAATTCATAGTACCTAATATCATAGATGATCGTGCAAGCGAAAGAGATGGCATAAACTATATTTTGGAGCAAATCCCTTCAGATCAAGTGCTACGCATGCCTCCTGGTGCCTATGCCGAAGGTGGAGATGTGATGCCCTGGAAAGAAAAGCTGTATATCGGCTACTCAGAAGACGAAGACTACCATGCATATAAGGTAAGCAGAACCAATCATGCGGGTGTAGAGTTTCTAAGAGACCAATTTCCCAATTGTGAATTTTATGCTTTTGAGCTAAAAAAGTCTGACGATGAGCCTAAGGAAAATGCTTTGCATTTGGATTGCTGTTTTCAACCTATAGGTAATGACCAATGTATCATATACAAAGGCGGGTTCAAAAATGAAAAAGACTATCACCTAGTGGTGAGTCATTTTGGGGAGGAAAACTGTATCGAAATCACCAAAGAAGAAATGTATCACATGAACTCGAATGTGTTTTCGATTTCACCTGAGGTAATCATCAGTGAGCAACATTTTACTCGTCTGAATGACGAATTGGAACGCAGAGGGTTTGTTGTGGAGCGTGTGCCCTATAACGAAACCGCTAAAATGGAAGGCTTGTTGAGATGTTCTACTTTACCGCTCGAAAGGGCTTACTGA
- the rpmB gene encoding 50S ribosomal protein L28 has product MSKVCQITGKRPQVGNNVSHANNKTKRRFYPNLFKKRFYLPEEDRWITLKVSSTALKTINKNGLAATLKKAKAKGTLSL; this is encoded by the coding sequence ATGTCGAAAGTTTGTCAAATAACAGGTAAGAGACCACAAGTAGGGAACAACGTTTCTCATGCTAATAACAAAACCAAAAGAAGGTTTTATCCAAATCTATTCAAGAAGAGATTTTATCTTCCTGAAGAAGATAGATGGATTACTTTGAAAGTTTCATCAACTGCGTTGAAAACCATCAATAAGAATGGTTTGGCTGCTACGTTGAAGAAAGCTAAAGCAAAGGGAACCCTTTCACTATAA
- a CDS encoding translation initiation factor, translating into MSKKGNFKNRIGVVYSTDDSFDYTEDGEFEEETLAPKDQKLRVELDKKNRKGKQVTLVTGFTGMTGDLKELGKMLKTKCGVGGNVKDREIIIQGDLRDKVVDILLKEGYQARKI; encoded by the coding sequence ATGTCGAAGAAAGGAAATTTTAAAAATCGTATAGGGGTTGTTTATTCTACAGACGATAGCTTTGACTATACTGAAGATGGAGAATTTGAAGAAGAAACCTTGGCACCAAAAGATCAAAAATTAAGAGTAGAGTTGGATAAGAAAAATCGTAAAGGAAAGCAGGTGACTCTTGTCACAGGCTTTACGGGCATGACTGGCGACCTCAAAGAGTTGGGCAAAATGCTCAAAACCAAATGTGGGGTAGGTGGGAATGTAAAAGACCGAGAAATTATTATCCAAGGAGATTTGCGTGATAAGGTGGTTGATATCCTGTTGAAAGAAGGATATCAGGCAAGGAAGATTTAA
- the pruA gene encoding L-glutamate gamma-semialdehyde dehydrogenase, with protein MPKGIYAVPVPENEPVLSYAPGSPEKAELKAELKAMRGKKIDVPMYIGSELVTTENKKRMAPPHDHKHTLGHFNYGDASHVEQAINAAMGAKQAWAELSWEHRASIFLKAADLVAGPYRAKINASTMLAQSKNPFQAEIDAACEYIDFLKFNVDFMTQIYAEQPESAPGMWNRLEHRPLEGFVFALTPFNFTSIAGNLPAAPAMMGNTVVWKPAESQVYSAQILMEIFREAGVPDGVINMVYVDGPVAGEVVFNHKDFGGLHFTGSTGVFQHLWKTIGENISKYKSYPRIVGETGGKDFIIAHKSADAKALATAITRGAFEFQGQKCSAASRAYIPDNIWKEVKDYIIEDHKSIKMGSPEDFTNFFNAVIDEKAFDKISKYIDAAKESNMAEIIAGGNYDKSEGYFIQPTIIVAKDPMFTTMCEEIFGPVITIYVYQAERFEEALELVDSTSPYALTGAIFSQDRYAIELATKKLVNAAGNFYINDKPTGAVVGQQPFGGSRASGTNDKAGSMLNLLRWVSPRTIKETFNPPKDYRYPFMEEK; from the coding sequence ATGCCCAAAGGAATATACGCTGTACCTGTTCCTGAAAACGAACCGGTACTTTCATACGCCCCAGGAAGCCCAGAAAAAGCCGAACTGAAAGCCGAACTAAAGGCCATGAGAGGCAAAAAAATAGATGTGCCTATGTATATCGGGAGTGAATTAGTCACTACTGAAAACAAAAAAAGAATGGCTCCCCCACATGATCACAAGCACACCTTGGGTCACTTCAACTATGGAGATGCCTCTCATGTAGAGCAAGCGATCAACGCAGCCATGGGTGCCAAACAAGCATGGGCTGAACTGTCGTGGGAGCACCGGGCAAGTATCTTTTTGAAAGCCGCCGACTTAGTCGCTGGCCCATATCGCGCCAAAATCAACGCTTCGACCATGCTGGCTCAATCCAAAAATCCGTTTCAAGCGGAAATCGATGCTGCATGTGAATATATCGACTTTCTGAAGTTCAATGTAGACTTTATGACGCAGATCTATGCCGAACAGCCAGAGTCTGCACCAGGCATGTGGAACCGACTAGAACACCGACCACTAGAAGGCTTTGTATTTGCACTTACACCGTTCAATTTTACCTCGATCGCTGGCAACTTGCCCGCAGCACCTGCTATGATGGGCAACACCGTCGTGTGGAAACCAGCCGAATCACAAGTATATTCCGCACAGATTTTAATGGAAATTTTCAGAGAAGCTGGCGTACCTGATGGTGTCATCAACATGGTCTATGTAGATGGACCTGTAGCTGGAGAAGTCGTATTTAATCATAAAGACTTTGGTGGGCTGCACTTTACTGGCAGCACAGGTGTATTCCAACACCTGTGGAAAACCATTGGTGAAAACATAAGCAAATACAAGTCGTACCCAAGGATCGTTGGAGAGACAGGCGGCAAAGATTTTATCATTGCGCACAAATCAGCTGACGCTAAAGCATTGGCCACAGCCATCACCAGAGGTGCTTTCGAATTTCAGGGACAAAAATGTAGTGCAGCATCAAGAGCCTATATCCCTGACAACATCTGGAAAGAGGTCAAAGATTATATCATAGAAGATCACAAGAGCATCAAAATGGGCTCTCCAGAAGATTTCACCAATTTCTTTAATGCAGTAATCGACGAAAAGGCTTTCGATAAAATTTCGAAATACATAGACGCTGCGAAGGAAAGCAACATGGCAGAAATCATAGCGGGTGGAAATTATGATAAATCGGAAGGATACTTTATCCAACCGACAATCATCGTGGCTAAAGACCCTATGTTTACAACCATGTGCGAAGAAATATTCGGGCCTGTGATCACAATCTATGTGTACCAAGCTGAGCGATTCGAAGAAGCATTGGAGCTAGTAGACAGCACCTCTCCTTATGCATTGACTGGAGCTATCTTCTCTCAAGACAGGTATGCGATCGAACTAGCGACTAAGAAACTAGTGAACGCAGCGGGTAATTTCTACATCAATGACAAGCCAACAGGTGCAGTAGTAGGGCAGCAGCCTTTCGGTGGATCAAGAGCATCTGGCACCAACGATAAAGCAGGTTCAATGCTCAATCTGCTGAGATGGGTATCACCAAGAACGATCAAGGAAACATTCAACCCTCCGAAGGATTACAGATATCCTTTTATGGAAGAAAAATAA
- a CDS encoding 1,4-dihydroxy-2-naphthoate polyprenyltransferase, protein MGDSKIKHWLEAFRLRTLPLALSSILMGNFLAQWKGMFDWCILGLAVSTTVFLQILSNLANDYGDSVHGADSVDRQGPSRAVQTGVISKAQMKIAMIIFAVLSLVSGLFLLGVAFADHWLWVLIFLLVGVAAIYAAITYTAGSNPYGYRGLGDISVFIFFGVVGVFGSYFLQTHQFDWAVMLPAISCGLLATGVLNVNNIRDIESDEQAGKISIPVRIGRDKAVKYHFCLLGLAMLSSLIFAFSYHSDWMSFLFVLSFPLIIRNGWAVKTKRQAKNLDPFLKQLALTTLFFVILFGVGLIL, encoded by the coding sequence ATGGGTGATTCCAAAATCAAACATTGGCTAGAGGCCTTCAGGTTAAGGACGCTTCCGCTTGCTCTGTCCAGTATATTGATGGGCAATTTTTTGGCGCAATGGAAGGGGATGTTCGATTGGTGCATTTTAGGGCTGGCTGTGTCTACTACCGTTTTCCTGCAAATCCTGTCCAACCTAGCCAATGACTACGGCGATTCTGTACATGGTGCAGATAGTGTCGATAGACAAGGGCCAAGTAGAGCGGTGCAGACAGGGGTTATATCCAAAGCACAAATGAAAATAGCAATGATCATTTTTGCTGTTTTGTCTCTTGTGTCTGGATTGTTTTTGTTAGGTGTTGCTTTTGCTGATCATTGGCTTTGGGTATTGATTTTTTTGCTGGTGGGCGTAGCGGCCATCTATGCGGCGATCACCTATACGGCAGGCAGCAATCCCTATGGTTATCGAGGGCTGGGTGATATTTCCGTTTTTATATTCTTTGGTGTGGTTGGTGTATTTGGGTCGTATTTTTTACAGACTCACCAGTTTGATTGGGCAGTGATGTTGCCAGCGATTAGCTGTGGGCTGTTGGCTACAGGTGTACTCAATGTGAACAACATCAGAGATATAGAATCTGATGAGCAAGCAGGTAAGATCTCAATTCCTGTGCGTATCGGGAGGGACAAGGCTGTGAAGTACCATTTTTGTCTACTTGGTCTAGCGATGCTCTCTAGTTTGATTTTTGCTTTTTCATATCACTCCGATTGGATGTCTTTTTTGTTTGTGCTGTCGTTTCCTTTGATCATTCGAAATGGGTGGGCAGTGAAAACCAAAAGACAGGCCAAGAACCTAGACCCGTTCCTCAAACAGTTGGCTTTGACTACCTTGTTTTTTGTGATATTATTCGGTGTGGGCTTGATTTTGTAA
- the rpmG gene encoding 50S ribosomal protein L33 produces the protein MAKKGNRVQVILECTEHKTTGQPGTSRYITTKNRKNTPDRMELRKFNPILKKYTVHKEIK, from the coding sequence ATGGCTAAGAAAGGTAATAGAGTTCAGGTAATATTAGAATGCACCGAGCACAAGACGACAGGTCAGCCAGGTACTTCTAGATACATTACGACTAAAAACAGGAAAAATACTCCTGACAGAATGGAATTGAGAAAGTTCAATCCAATTCTTAAGAAATATACTGTTCACAAAGAAATTAAATAA
- the argS gene encoding arginine--tRNA ligase — MDIVSQLQQGIAAGLKSLYDHEVAASELGLQPTRKEFEGTYTFVTFPYGKISKKNPVETGEELGSYLRDNCDVVAGYNVVKGFLNIELSTALWANLFNEIAQKSNFGSFPRKGETVMVEYSSPNTNKPLHLGHLRNIFLGYSVSKIYDAFGYDVVKVQIINDRGIHICKSMVAWQRFGNGETPETSGLKGDKLVGKYYVEFDKAYKAEISELVAAGQSQEEAEKQAPLLLEAQELLRKWEAKEPDTYALWEQMNGWVYKGFDATYEQMGVTFDKLYYESNTYLLGKEQVAEGLKAGHFFAKDDGSVWVDLTEEGLDQKIVQRSDGTAVYMTQDIGTAIQRFKEYPGLIKQVYTVGNEQDYHFKVLFLILKKLGYKWAEECYHLSYGMVDLPSGKMKSREGTVVDADDLMGEMIATAAHHTKELGKIDGFTDVQANELYDTIGLGALKYFLLKVDPKKRMLFDPQESIEFHGNTGPFIQYTHARISAIIRRAKELAIETETLSIPSGVELSQTENELIYLLSELPNKVKMAAEEYLPSVIAQYVYDLAKEYNKFYAEFAIFGEQAAEITASRVALSAQVAKNIKYGMSLLGIHVPDRM; from the coding sequence ATGGACATTGTATCACAACTACAGCAAGGAATAGCAGCAGGTCTCAAATCCCTGTACGATCACGAAGTAGCCGCCTCGGAGTTAGGCTTGCAGCCTACCAGGAAAGAATTTGAAGGCACTTATACCTTTGTGACCTTTCCTTACGGTAAAATTTCAAAGAAAAATCCAGTGGAAACTGGCGAGGAACTAGGGAGCTACTTGAGGGACAATTGCGATGTGGTAGCGGGATACAATGTGGTCAAGGGATTTCTTAATATAGAGCTATCTACTGCACTATGGGCTAATCTATTCAATGAAATAGCTCAGAAGTCCAATTTTGGTAGTTTTCCCCGGAAGGGTGAAACGGTGATGGTGGAATACTCCTCGCCCAATACCAACAAACCCTTGCATCTGGGACACTTGAGAAATATTTTTTTAGGTTACTCCGTATCCAAAATCTACGATGCCTTTGGCTATGACGTAGTCAAAGTTCAGATTATCAACGACCGTGGTATTCATATCTGCAAGTCGATGGTGGCTTGGCAGAGATTTGGAAATGGCGAGACTCCAGAGACTTCGGGACTAAAAGGGGATAAACTCGTAGGTAAATATTATGTTGAGTTTGATAAAGCGTACAAAGCAGAGATTAGTGAGTTAGTTGCAGCAGGTCAGTCGCAAGAAGAAGCAGAGAAGCAAGCGCCGCTGTTGCTCGAAGCACAAGAACTACTTAGAAAATGGGAGGCCAAAGAGCCAGATACCTACGCCCTCTGGGAGCAGATGAACGGTTGGGTATACAAGGGGTTCGATGCTACTTATGAGCAAATGGGGGTGACCTTTGATAAATTATATTATGAATCGAATACCTACCTGCTGGGTAAGGAGCAAGTAGCTGAAGGATTGAAAGCAGGACATTTTTTTGCCAAAGACGACGGTTCTGTATGGGTAGACCTGACCGAAGAAGGACTGGATCAAAAGATCGTACAACGCTCGGATGGGACGGCGGTCTATATGACTCAGGACATCGGGACAGCTATCCAAAGGTTTAAAGAATACCCTGGCCTTATCAAGCAGGTCTATACTGTGGGCAATGAGCAGGATTATCATTTTAAAGTGCTTTTCTTGATTTTGAAAAAATTAGGGTATAAATGGGCGGAGGAGTGCTATCATCTATCTTACGGCATGGTGGATTTACCTTCTGGCAAAATGAAATCCCGCGAAGGGACTGTAGTAGATGCCGACGACCTTATGGGTGAGATGATCGCTACGGCAGCGCACCATACCAAAGAACTGGGTAAAATCGACGGATTTACTGATGTACAGGCCAATGAGTTGTACGATACCATTGGACTTGGTGCTCTGAAGTATTTCTTGCTCAAGGTGGATCCCAAGAAGCGCATGTTATTCGACCCGCAGGAGTCGATTGAATTTCATGGCAACACAGGGCCTTTTATCCAATACACGCATGCGAGAATTTCGGCGATTATTCGTAGAGCAAAGGAACTAGCTATCGAAACGGAGACATTAAGTATTCCGTCAGGAGTGGAACTGAGCCAGACCGAAAACGAACTGATTTATCTCTTGTCTGAGCTGCCAAATAAAGTTAAAATGGCAGCAGAAGAGTATCTGCCCTCTGTGATCGCACAGTATGTCTATGACTTGGCCAAGGAGTACAACAAGTTCTATGCAGAGTTTGCCATCTTTGGTGAGCAGGCGGCAGAGATCACGGCTTCTCGTGTAGCGTTATCCGCTCAGGTTGCTAAAAACATTAAATACGGCATGTCGCTGTTGGGCATCCATGTACCAGATCGAATGTAA